The following proteins come from a genomic window of Proteinivorax hydrogeniformans:
- the oraE gene encoding D-ornithine 4,5-aminomutase subunit OraE, whose product MSKIEEKLDVKEILKGLDSYKPRRKGWTWRKKAEGIKMGPFEYKDVSEPLENSYGLPSSKYFGHIDPQPDCVITSEIASGRFEDDIRRMRMAAWHGADHIMVIRTAGQSHYDGLIEGTPEGIGGVPITRKQVRASRKALDMIEDEVGRPINLHSYVSGVAGPDIAVLFAEEGINGAHQDPQYNVLYRNVNMQRSFVDAAVAKKVMASVDMLQIDGAHNANATAREAWKVMPELMVQHGINSMFSMKVGMDKENISLSTVPPTAPPAPCMDLDLPYAVALRQLFKDFKMRAQMNTKYMESDTREATVTHTLNLLISKLTSVDIQSTITPDEGRNVPWHYNSVHAVNTAKQALIGMDRLKDIVQLKPDGPLWDKVRELKERAILFLEEIVEAGGYFNAVEEGFFVDSGQYPERNDDGIVRKSDGGVGAGTIVERDEDYFAPVCHHFGENNLPEGIENPCDPIEGCTLCNPDKIVYIDELDEEDNAQVRMDSKKDHRQKGLLSPEVEWYADGYVSMNLFIPTSERVAEYAGMEMAKKMGLTDVEVIHKQAMHPSEGTLVEIKGRLDVAINPDELNIPEKIPTLSDDEIREDIKKKPMKVVAATVGEDEHSVGMREIIDIKHGGIEGYGIEAHYLGTSVPISKCVDAALEIGADAILISTIITHADIHRINMSRLDQLCKEKGVRDKLILAAGGTQVTNDIAVEEGLDAGFGRGTSGADVASFLVKKRREM is encoded by the coding sequence ATGTCTAAGATCGAAGAAAAATTAGATGTTAAAGAGATTTTAAAGGGCCTAGATAGTTACAAGCCCCGTCGCAAAGGCTGGACTTGGCGTAAAAAAGCCGAAGGAATTAAAATGGGACCTTTTGAATACAAAGATGTTTCAGAGCCTCTAGAAAATAGCTACGGACTTCCTTCTTCAAAATACTTTGGCCATATAGACCCACAACCAGATTGCGTTATAACTTCAGAAATTGCTTCTGGTCGGTTCGAAGATGACATTCGTCGGATGCGCATGGCTGCATGGCATGGAGCAGACCACATCATGGTTATAAGAACAGCCGGACAAAGTCACTATGACGGATTGATTGAAGGAACCCCAGAAGGAATTGGTGGGGTGCCAATTACTAGAAAACAAGTTAGAGCATCTAGAAAAGCTTTAGATATGATTGAAGACGAAGTTGGCCGTCCGATAAACCTTCACTCCTATGTCAGCGGTGTAGCAGGACCAGATATCGCTGTGCTGTTTGCTGAAGAAGGTATAAACGGAGCCCATCAAGACCCTCAGTATAACGTGCTTTATAGAAATGTTAACATGCAGCGTTCATTTGTAGATGCAGCTGTAGCTAAAAAGGTAATGGCCTCTGTCGATATGCTTCAGATAGATGGCGCTCATAACGCCAACGCAACAGCTAGAGAAGCGTGGAAGGTTATGCCAGAGCTTATGGTACAACACGGAATAAACTCAATGTTCTCCATGAAAGTTGGCATGGATAAAGAAAACATCTCACTTTCTACAGTGCCACCAACTGCACCACCTGCACCGTGTATGGACCTAGACCTTCCTTATGCAGTTGCACTAAGACAGCTATTTAAAGACTTTAAAATGCGTGCACAAATGAATACAAAATATATGGAATCTGATACCAGAGAAGCTACAGTAACTCACACACTAAACCTACTTATATCAAAACTAACTAGCGTGGATATCCAAAGTACGATAACTCCAGACGAAGGAAGGAACGTTCCATGGCACTATAATAGCGTTCACGCTGTAAACACAGCAAAGCAAGCTCTTATAGGAATGGATAGATTAAAAGACATAGTACAGCTTAAACCTGATGGCCCGCTTTGGGATAAGGTTAGAGAACTAAAAGAAAGAGCAATCCTATTCTTAGAAGAAATAGTAGAGGCAGGAGGATACTTCAACGCCGTAGAGGAAGGTTTCTTTGTGGACAGCGGACAGTATCCAGAGCGAAATGACGATGGCATTGTTAGAAAGTCTGACGGTGGCGTAGGCGCGGGAACTATAGTAGAACGGGACGAAGACTACTTCGCTCCAGTATGTCATCACTTCGGTGAAAATAACCTACCAGAAGGCATAGAAAACCCATGCGACCCTATCGAGGGATGTACACTGTGTAACCCAGATAAGATTGTTTACATCGACGAGCTAGATGAGGAAGATAACGCTCAAGTACGTATGGACTCCAAAAAAGATCATCGCCAAAAAGGCCTTCTATCACCAGAGGTAGAATGGTATGCTGACGGATACGTAAGCATGAACTTATTTATACCAACCTCTGAGCGAGTAGCAGAGTATGCCGGCATGGAGATGGCTAAAAAAATGGGCTTAACTGATGTTGAGGTTATTCACAAGCAGGCTATGCACCCATCAGAGGGAACCCTAGTTGAGATAAAGGGAAGATTAGATGTAGCTATTAATCCAGATGAGTTAAACATACCAGAAAAAATCCCTACTTTATCAGATGATGAAATCAGAGAAGATATCAAAAAGAAACCAATGAAAGTAGTGGCAGCTACCGTTGGAGAAGATGAGCATTCAGTTGGTATGAGAGAAATTATCGACATAAAACATGGCGGTATAGAAGGCTATGGAATCGAAGCTCATTATCTAGGAACGTCAGTACCAATTAGCAAATGTGTTGATGCTGCATTAGAAATTGGTGCAGATGCCATATTAATATCCACAATTATAACTCATGCAGACATTCATCGTATCAACATGTCTCGTCTTGACCAGCTTTGCAAAGAAAAAGGAGTACGTGACAAGTTGATTTTAGCAGCTGGTGGAACTCAAGTAACAAATGATATAGCTGTGGAGGAAGGCCTAGACGCTGGATTCGGAAGAGGAACAAGCGGAGCTGATGTAGCGTCCTTCCTAGTTAAAAAAAGAAGAGAAATGTAA
- a CDS encoding GlmL-related ornithine degradation protein: MKLDLIVAEIGSTTTVVNGFTGLNSPNPTLVGQGQGPTTVEQGDVTQGLEMAISNLAKKAGVKDVKYHDMLATSSAAGGLKMTVHGLVYDMTARAAKEAALGAGAVIKDITNGKLKDRDIARIQKINPNIILLAGGVDFGEEETTLENAYSLSKLPLDVPFIYGGNKKLTEEIVEVFEKEGKTIRPIENVYPAIDQLNIEPARRIIQEIFEQHITKGPGMSNIRQMVNSKIVPTPGAVMMGAKALYEEIGDLMVVDVGGATTDVHSVTEGSEELSRFRVSPEPFAKRTVEGDLGVYVNSQNIVEMIGQGKVSELAGINEDDLEKNILPIPENQNQRKLSSILTEKAACVAVNRHVGKLKTLYGPSGRYKVVEGKDLTQVKWIIGTGGALTRLSGGTQTLKKVKLNVKGDLLLPKEGAKPLLDNDYNLGVLGVMSAKYPKESIQLMKKSLKL; the protein is encoded by the coding sequence ATGAAATTAGACTTAATAGTTGCAGAGATCGGAAGCACCACCACTGTTGTTAACGGATTTACAGGCTTGAACTCCCCCAATCCTACTTTAGTGGGACAGGGGCAAGGTCCAACGACTGTGGAGCAAGGAGATGTTACTCAAGGTTTAGAAATGGCCATTTCTAACTTAGCTAAAAAAGCCGGCGTTAAAGATGTTAAATATCATGACATGCTAGCTACTAGCAGCGCTGCTGGTGGTTTAAAGATGACCGTTCATGGTCTAGTATACGATATGACCGCAAGGGCAGCTAAAGAGGCTGCTTTGGGGGCAGGAGCTGTTATTAAAGACATTACTAACGGAAAGCTTAAAGATCGGGATATAGCTAGGATTCAAAAAATTAACCCTAACATAATTCTACTAGCTGGCGGTGTAGATTTCGGCGAAGAAGAGACCACCTTAGAAAATGCTTACTCACTAAGCAAGCTACCCTTAGATGTTCCGTTTATATATGGCGGAAACAAAAAGTTGACAGAAGAGATAGTTGAAGTCTTTGAAAAAGAAGGCAAAACTATCCGTCCGATAGAAAATGTGTATCCAGCCATAGACCAACTAAACATCGAACCAGCAAGGAGAATAATACAGGAAATATTTGAGCAGCATATCACCAAAGGCCCTGGCATGAGCAATATCAGGCAGATGGTAAACTCTAAAATTGTCCCAACACCGGGAGCGGTAATGATGGGAGCCAAAGCCCTTTACGAAGAGATTGGTGACCTAATGGTAGTAGATGTTGGGGGAGCAACCACCGACGTTCACTCTGTTACAGAAGGTTCAGAGGAACTAAGTCGTTTTAGAGTATCTCCTGAGCCGTTTGCAAAAAGGACAGTAGAAGGCGACTTAGGAGTGTATGTTAACAGCCAGAATATAGTTGAAATGATAGGGCAAGGCAAAGTAAGCGAATTAGCGGGTATTAATGAAGATGATCTAGAGAAAAACATCTTGCCAATCCCCGAAAATCAAAATCAAAGAAAGCTGTCTTCAATTCTTACTGAAAAAGCGGCCTGTGTAGCTGTTAACCGTCATGTAGGCAAGCTAAAAACACTTTACGGTCCTAGCGGTCGTTATAAAGTAGTGGAAGGCAAAGATTTAACTCAGGTTAAATGGATAATTGGAACAGGTGGCGCACTTACTAGACTTTCTGGCGGCACACAAACACTCAAAAAAGTTAAGCTCAACGTAAAAGGAGACCTCCTATTACCAAAAGAAGGAGCTAAACCACTTTTAGATAACGATTATAACCTTGGGGTTTTAGGGGTTATGTCCGCTAAATATCCAAAGGAAAGTATCCAACTTATGAAAAAGAGCTTAAAGCTCTAA
- a CDS encoding alanine/ornithine racemase family PLP-dependent enzyme, with protein sequence MYPQIEIDLNKISDNAKVMLEKCKEHGIYPCAVTKVTCADEQTAAALIKSGFNQLADSRVENIIKLKEAFGDKIETLLLRLPMLSDCHRVVKYCDISLNSELSTIKELNKHAKEQGKTHKIIIMVDLGDLREGIWPSDVLELKEQVKKLKNIEVLGLGTNLTCYGGVIPTNKNLKKLIELKESWEQDGQQSLKIISGGNSSSINIMTSKEIPEGVNHLRLGESLFLGRETVARNHIENTHLDVFKVKAEIIEVKKKPSVPIGTIGQDAFGETPTFEDKGEHLRAIAAIGRQDIALSMEPTSKNIKIIGGSSDHLLLEAENVDIKVGDIVEFVPEYGALLAAMTSPYVRKIYK encoded by the coding sequence ATGTACCCACAGATTGAGATTGATTTAAACAAGATTTCAGATAATGCTAAAGTTATGTTAGAAAAGTGTAAAGAACATGGCATTTATCCATGTGCTGTAACTAAAGTAACTTGTGCCGACGAACAAACAGCTGCAGCTTTGATTAAAAGCGGTTTCAATCAGCTAGCTGACTCTAGAGTGGAAAATATCATAAAACTTAAAGAAGCTTTTGGCGACAAGATCGAAACACTGCTTTTAAGGCTTCCTATGCTTTCAGACTGCCATCGTGTTGTTAAGTATTGTGACATCAGTTTAAACTCAGAACTTTCCACGATAAAAGAGCTAAACAAGCATGCAAAAGAGCAAGGTAAAACCCATAAAATCATCATCATGGTGGACTTAGGAGATCTTAGAGAAGGTATTTGGCCCAGCGATGTTTTAGAGCTAAAAGAGCAGGTAAAAAAGCTAAAGAATATAGAAGTTTTAGGTTTAGGGACAAACTTAACTTGCTACGGCGGTGTTATACCAACTAACAAAAACCTTAAAAAGCTAATTGAATTAAAAGAAAGTTGGGAACAAGATGGTCAACAAAGCCTAAAAATAATATCAGGTGGCAACTCTTCTTCAATAAACATCATGACCTCTAAGGAAATACCAGAAGGAGTTAACCACCTAAGATTAGGAGAAAGTCTGTTTTTAGGTAGAGAAACTGTAGCTAGAAACCATATTGAAAACACCCACCTTGATGTTTTTAAAGTTAAGGCGGAAATAATCGAGGTAAAAAAGAAACCATCGGTTCCTATTGGAACAATAGGCCAAGATGCGTTTGGAGAGACACCAACCTTTGAAGATAAAGGCGAACACCTTAGAGCGATAGCTGCCATTGGTCGCCAGGATATAGCCCTATCTATGGAACCCACTTCAAAGAACATTAAAATCATAGGCGGCAGTAGCGATCACCTTCTTTTAGAAGCAGAAAATGTAGATATAAAAGTCGGAGATATAGTGGAATTTGTACCGGAGTATGGAGCTTTGCTAGCAGCTATGACATCTCCATACGTTAGAAAGATTTATAAATAA
- the arcC gene encoding carbamate kinase: protein MGKFVVIALGGNAILQPKQKGTADTQYQNIYATCEHIATLLKSGYKVLLTHGNGPQVGNILLQQDEAKDVVSPMPLDVCGSMSQGFIGYMFQRAMRNVLKKNNMDKEVTTLVTQVKVDKNDPAFENPTKPIGPFYTEDEAKELMTKGYDMIEDSGRGWRRVVPSPNPIGVMEEKSILQLIENDNLVIASGGGGIPVVEGETLEGIEAVIDKDLAGQKLAMDVKADSFVILTDVDYVFINYNTPQQEKLGKITVAEIEKLVEEGHFKAGSMGPKVEAAIKFAKATGQPAIIASLNSVLDALEHKSGTIIVPE, encoded by the coding sequence ATGGGAAAATTTGTAGTAATTGCCTTAGGCGGTAACGCCATCTTGCAACCAAAGCAAAAGGGCACCGCTGATACCCAATATCAAAATATTTACGCAACCTGTGAGCACATAGCAACATTGTTAAAATCAGGCTACAAAGTGTTGCTAACCCACGGAAATGGTCCACAGGTAGGCAATATTTTACTTCAACAAGATGAGGCAAAAGATGTAGTAAGCCCAATGCCATTAGATGTATGTGGCTCTATGAGTCAAGGATTCATTGGCTATATGTTCCAAAGAGCGATGAGAAATGTGCTAAAGAAAAATAACATGGATAAAGAAGTAACCACATTAGTTACTCAAGTAAAAGTAGATAAAAATGACCCAGCTTTTGAAAATCCAACTAAGCCTATCGGACCGTTTTATACTGAAGACGAAGCAAAAGAGCTCATGACTAAAGGTTATGATATGATAGAAGATAGCGGACGTGGCTGGCGCCGAGTGGTGCCATCTCCAAATCCCATTGGAGTTATGGAAGAAAAAAGCATATTACAGCTTATCGAAAACGATAACTTAGTAATTGCATCAGGTGGCGGCGGAATTCCCGTTGTAGAAGGTGAAACTTTAGAAGGAATAGAAGCGGTAATAGATAAAGATCTAGCCGGACAAAAACTTGCTATGGATGTAAAAGCTGACTCCTTTGTAATCCTTACAGATGTTGATTATGTCTTTATTAACTACAACACACCACAGCAAGAGAAGCTAGGCAAAATTACCGTAGCAGAAATTGAAAAACTTGTAGAAGAAGGACATTTTAAAGCTGGCAGCATGGGACCAAAAGTAGAAGCAGCAATAAAATTTGCAAAAGCTACTGGGCAGCCAGCTATCATAGCATCACTAAATAGCGTGCTAGATGCACTAGAGCATAAATCAGGGACGATAATAGTTCCAGAATAA
- the argF gene encoding ornithine carbamoyltransferase, whose translation MALNLKGRHLLTLKDFTPQEIQYLLDLAKDLKTKKRLGIKEKSLEGKNICLLFQKTSTRTRCAFEVAALDEGAHVTFLGANDSQMGKKESLEDTAKVLGRYYDGIEYRGFEQKVVDLLAEHAGVPVWNGLTDLYHPTQILADLLTIMEHVDKPLSEVKFAYLGDARNNMGNSLMIGAAKMGMDFRAVAPKELFPAEDLVSEMRELSDETGAKITLTEDIAEGVKDADVIYTDVWVSMGEEDQFEQRIKQLSPYQVNMDMIKKTNNPNVIFMHCLPAFHDTETVVGKEIAEKFDIKEMEVTDEVFRSKHSVVFDEAENRMHTIKAVMVATL comes from the coding sequence ATGGCTTTAAACTTAAAAGGAAGACATCTATTAACACTAAAGGACTTTACACCTCAAGAAATTCAGTACCTACTAGATCTTGCAAAGGACTTAAAAACCAAAAAAAGATTAGGAATTAAGGAAAAATCTCTAGAAGGTAAAAACATCTGTTTGTTATTCCAAAAAACTTCCACTAGAACAAGATGTGCTTTTGAGGTTGCAGCTTTAGACGAAGGAGCTCATGTAACCTTCTTAGGTGCTAATGACTCACAAATGGGCAAAAAGGAATCCCTAGAAGACACCGCCAAGGTTCTAGGCAGATACTATGACGGTATAGAGTACAGAGGATTTGAGCAAAAAGTTGTCGATCTACTTGCTGAGCATGCTGGTGTACCAGTATGGAATGGACTTACTGATTTATACCACCCAACCCAAATTCTAGCTGACTTACTTACAATAATGGAGCATGTAGATAAGCCGCTAAGCGAAGTTAAGTTTGCTTATCTAGGTGATGCTAGAAACAACATGGGTAACTCACTTATGATTGGTGCTGCAAAAATGGGTATGGACTTTAGAGCAGTTGCTCCAAAAGAGTTATTCCCAGCTGAAGACCTTGTATCTGAAATGAGAGAGCTTTCCGATGAAACTGGCGCAAAAATTACACTAACAGAAGATATTGCTGAAGGTGTTAAAGATGCTGACGTAATCTATACTGACGTATGGGTATCTATGGGAGAAGAAGACCAGTTTGAGCAGCGTATCAAGCAGTTATCTCCATATCAAGTAAATATGGACATGATTAAAAAGACTAACAACCCAAATGTAATTTTCATGCATTGCCTGCCAGCTTTCCACGACACCGAAACCGTTGTAGGAAAAGAAATTGCAGAGAAATTTGATATCAAAGAAATGGAAGTTACAGACGAGGTGTTTAGAAGTAAGCACTCTGTGGTATTTGATGAAGCAGAAAACAGAATGCATACAATAAAAGCTGTAATGGTCGCAACCTTATAA